A stretch of Leisingera sp. S132 DNA encodes these proteins:
- a CDS encoding manganese/iron ABC transporter ATP-binding protein — MLDASETRTMNTSAALLDGGIAASNVTVTYRNGHTALWNASFAIPRGTVTALVGVNGAGKSTLFKAIMGFVPAAQGEIRILGMTVKDALRKNLVAYVPQSEEVDWAFPVLVEDVVMMGRYGHMGFLRRPKAADHEAVDQALRRVNMQDFRHRQIGELSGGQRKRVFLARALAQDGQVILLDEPFTGVDVKTEEQIIALLRELRDEGRVMLVSTHNLGSVPEFCDRTVLVKGTVLGYGPTETTFTRENLEHAFGGVLRHFTLGGDALHDDGDTREVTILTDDERPFVQYGEKTQTSDSKGEGGGQQ, encoded by the coding sequence ATGCTTGATGCCAGCGAGACCCGCACCATGAACACCAGCGCCGCGCTTCTGGACGGCGGCATTGCCGCCAGTAACGTCACGGTTACCTACAGGAACGGCCACACCGCACTGTGGAATGCCAGCTTTGCCATTCCCCGCGGCACCGTGACGGCGCTGGTCGGGGTGAACGGGGCAGGCAAATCGACCCTGTTCAAGGCGATCATGGGGTTTGTCCCTGCGGCACAGGGCGAGATCCGCATCCTTGGCATGACGGTCAAGGACGCGCTGCGCAAGAATCTCGTGGCCTATGTTCCGCAGTCGGAGGAGGTCGACTGGGCCTTCCCGGTGCTGGTCGAGGACGTGGTGATGATGGGCCGCTATGGCCATATGGGTTTCCTGCGCCGGCCCAAGGCTGCGGATCACGAGGCAGTCGATCAGGCGCTGCGCCGGGTCAATATGCAAGACTTCCGCCACCGCCAGATCGGCGAGCTGTCCGGCGGCCAGCGCAAGCGGGTGTTCCTGGCCCGCGCCCTGGCCCAGGACGGGCAGGTGATCCTGCTGGACGAACCCTTCACCGGTGTGGACGTGAAGACCGAGGAGCAGATCATCGCCCTCTTGCGCGAGCTGCGCGACGAGGGCCGGGTGATGCTGGTCTCCACCCACAACCTCGGCAGCGTGCCGGAGTTCTGCGACCGAACTGTGCTGGTGAAAGGCACTGTGCTTGGGTATGGCCCGACCGAAACCACCTTTACCCGCGAAAACCTGGAACACGCCTTCGGCGGTGTGCTGCGCCACTTCACCCTGGGCGGCGATGCGCTGCATGATGACGGCGACACCCGCGAAGTTACCATCCTGACCGACGACGAGCGCCCCTTTGTCCAATACGGCGAAAAGACTCAGACGAGCGACAGCAAGGGCGAGGGCGGGGGCCAGCAATGA
- a CDS encoding metal ABC transporter substrate-binding protein: MFPKLLKTVSAAAIMGVAASAAMAEDKMKVVTTFTVLADMAANVAGDAAEVVSVTKPGAEIHGYEPTPRDIVRASDADLILWNGMNLELWFEQFLSNLDDVPSVTLTDGIDPIPIAAGSYEGKPNPHAWMGLDNALIYIDNIVEAFAEHDPENAAVYVKNAGEYKDRLRATIEPLRRSIAEIPEDKRWLVTCEGAFSYLARDFGMKELYLWPMNADQVGTPQQVRAVIDGVRANDIPVVFCESTVNTAPAEQVARETGVAYGGELYVDSLSEADGPVPTYLDLLKVTSETVARGLTEVTN; encoded by the coding sequence ATGTTTCCGAAGTTGCTCAAGACTGTATCCGCAGCTGCCATCATGGGCGTTGCCGCCAGCGCTGCCATGGCAGAAGACAAGATGAAGGTTGTCACCACCTTCACCGTTCTGGCTGATATGGCGGCCAATGTGGCGGGTGACGCGGCTGAGGTTGTCTCGGTCACCAAACCCGGCGCCGAGATCCACGGTTATGAGCCTACTCCGCGCGACATCGTCCGGGCGTCCGATGCCGACCTGATCCTGTGGAACGGCATGAACCTGGAACTGTGGTTCGAGCAGTTCCTGTCGAACCTCGATGATGTGCCTTCCGTTACATTGACCGACGGCATCGACCCGATTCCGATCGCGGCCGGCTCTTACGAGGGAAAGCCCAATCCGCACGCCTGGATGGGGCTGGATAACGCGCTGATCTATATCGACAACATCGTCGAAGCCTTTGCCGAGCACGACCCGGAAAACGCCGCGGTCTATGTCAAGAACGCAGGTGAGTACAAAGACCGCTTGCGCGCCACCATCGAACCGCTGCGCCGTTCCATCGCGGAAATCCCCGAGGACAAGCGCTGGCTGGTAACCTGCGAAGGCGCCTTCAGCTACCTGGCCCGCGATTTCGGCATGAAGGAGCTGTATCTGTGGCCGATGAACGCCGACCAGGTCGGCACCCCCCAGCAGGTGCGTGCGGTGATCGATGGCGTGCGTGCAAATGACATCCCGGTGGTGTTCTGCGAAAGCACTGTGAACACCGCCCCGGCTGAGCAAGTCGCCCGCGAAACCGGCGTGGCTTATGGCGGTGAGCTTTATGTCGACTCGCTCAGCGAGGCGGACGGCCCGGTGCCGACCTATTTGGACTTGCTCAAGGTCACATCGGAAACCGTTGCCCGCGGTTTGACTGAGGTTACCAACTAA
- a CDS encoding sulfatase-like hydrolase/transferase — protein sequence MPAARPENRNVLFIIIDQLRADCLSGALAEHVDLPNIRDFMQEAVSFNRHFSVTNPCGPSRASILTGQYAMNHRSVRNGTPLRHDTPNIATEMRKAGYLPMLFGYTDTSQDPRAFDANDPALRTYEYPMNGFHEVTEMRLEMSYPWQSHLMSRGYEFENYWDVYKPVSPEGGAPRLNGPALYAAEDSDTAFLTNSFLNTMPAHGKDSWFAHLTYIRPHPPLVAPAPYNSMYDPASLPLPQRLANAEQEVGQHPFFGPLLRKSTAASFVEGFPDLESSDENIQTLRAVYLGLATEVDHHVGRVIRFLKDSGQYGNTMVVITADHGEMLGDRHSWGKMTVYDAAYHTPLIIRVPGNEEHAGASLNHITESVDVTPTILEWVGQEVPNSMDGRSLLPLLRGQSPQDWRQYSFSELDFSEPLEPTLWQQELGTTASDSCLGILRDERFTLVEFAADLPPMLFDSQGRGELENVAGQAAFADDLNRLTRMMLRHRMKNMDHTLSLTAITGEGPRSKPRYPQ from the coding sequence ATGCCTGCCGCACGCCCCGAAAACCGGAATGTTCTGTTCATCATCATTGACCAGTTGCGCGCAGACTGCCTGTCGGGCGCGCTGGCGGAGCATGTGGACCTGCCGAACATCCGCGACTTCATGCAGGAGGCGGTATCGTTCAACCGGCATTTTTCTGTGACCAACCCCTGCGGACCATCGCGCGCGTCGATCCTGACCGGGCAGTACGCGATGAACCACCGCTCGGTCCGCAATGGCACGCCCTTGCGCCATGACACGCCGAACATCGCCACCGAGATGCGCAAGGCAGGCTATCTGCCGATGCTGTTCGGCTATACCGACACCTCTCAGGACCCGCGCGCTTTTGACGCCAACGATCCCGCGCTTCGGACTTATGAATACCCGATGAACGGCTTCCATGAAGTAACCGAGATGCGGCTGGAAATGTCCTATCCCTGGCAATCGCATCTGATGAGCCGCGGCTATGAGTTCGAAAACTACTGGGACGTCTACAAACCGGTCTCACCGGAGGGCGGCGCGCCCAGGCTGAACGGTCCGGCGCTGTACGCGGCGGAGGACAGCGATACCGCCTTCCTCACAAACTCATTCCTCAACACGATGCCGGCCCACGGCAAGGACAGCTGGTTTGCGCATCTGACCTACATCCGCCCGCACCCGCCGCTGGTGGCGCCGGCGCCCTATAACAGCATGTATGACCCGGCCAGCCTGCCGCTGCCGCAGCGGCTGGCAAATGCGGAACAGGAAGTCGGCCAGCACCCGTTCTTTGGCCCGCTGCTGCGCAAGAGCACCGCCGCCAGCTTTGTTGAGGGCTTCCCGGATCTGGAGTCATCGGATGAGAACATCCAGACCCTTCGCGCGGTTTATCTGGGTCTGGCGACGGAAGTGGATCATCATGTCGGGCGTGTGATCCGGTTCCTGAAGGACAGCGGGCAGTACGGCAACACCATGGTGGTGATCACCGCAGACCATGGCGAGATGCTGGGCGACCGCCACTCCTGGGGCAAGATGACAGTCTATGACGCCGCCTATCACACGCCGCTGATAATCCGGGTGCCGGGTAACGAGGAGCACGCGGGCGCCAGTCTAAATCACATCACCGAGTCAGTCGACGTGACACCGACCATCCTGGAATGGGTGGGGCAGGAGGTGCCGAATTCCATGGACGGGCGCTCGCTGCTGCCGCTCCTGCGCGGACAATCACCGCAGGACTGGCGGCAGTATTCCTTCTCGGAGCTGGATTTCTCGGAGCCGCTTGAGCCGACGCTGTGGCAGCAGGAGCTTGGCACCACCGCCAGCGATTCCTGCCTTGGTATCCTGCGGGATGAGCGGTTCACGCTGGTCGAGTTCGCCGCCGATCTGCCGCCGATGCTGTTTGACAGCCAAGGACGGGGGGAACTGGAGAACGTGGCCGGGCAGGCGGCGTTTGCCGATGACCTTAACCGGCTGACCCGGATGATGCTGCGGCACCGGATGAAGAACATGGACCACACGCTGTCGCTGACGGCGATCACTGGTGAGGGTCCGCGCAGCAAGCCTCGCTACCCGCAGTAG
- a CDS encoding aspartate/glutamate racemase family protein, with amino-acid sequence MKLPYDTDAGIGTRATLGVIVLETDETLEPEFSRMMAQEGVALYHSRIPMVPEVRPETLAQMQADLPASAKLFPSAADFDVIGYGCTSASTVIGSAKVAEAVQTVLPDAKVTDPLAAIIAAGKALGAARFGFVTPYLPEVSAQMRAKLEAAGFAIAGFGSFEQMDDRVVARITEAAIAEAAKKAVTQGDCDAIVISCTNLRCLRIIPEIEAQTGVPVISSNQALGWHMLRLAGVTDPQPQFGKLFTLPLAD; translated from the coding sequence ATGAAGCTCCCCTATGACACGGACGCAGGTATCGGCACCCGCGCCACCCTGGGTGTGATCGTGCTGGAAACCGACGAAACGCTGGAGCCGGAATTCTCCCGGATGATGGCGCAAGAGGGCGTGGCGCTCTATCACAGCCGCATCCCGATGGTGCCGGAAGTGCGCCCTGAGACGCTGGCGCAGATGCAAGCGGATCTGCCTGCCTCGGCAAAGCTCTTTCCGTCAGCGGCAGACTTCGACGTGATCGGTTATGGCTGCACCTCGGCCTCCACCGTGATCGGCTCCGCCAAGGTGGCTGAGGCCGTTCAGACCGTTCTGCCGGACGCCAAGGTGACTGATCCGCTGGCCGCCATCATTGCGGCAGGCAAGGCGCTGGGCGCTGCCAGGTTTGGGTTTGTGACGCCATACCTGCCGGAGGTTTCAGCGCAGATGCGCGCCAAGCTGGAAGCAGCAGGGTTTGCGATTGCAGGTTTCGGATCGTTTGAACAGATGGACGACCGGGTGGTGGCCCGGATAACCGAGGCAGCCATTGCAGAAGCTGCCAAAAAGGCGGTCACTCAGGGAGACTGCGATGCGATCGTGATCTCCTGCACCAACCTGCGCTGCCTGCGGATCATTCCGGAGATTGAGGCGCAAACCGGGGTGCCGGTCATATCCAGCAACCAGGCGCTTGGCTGGCATATGCTGCGGCTTGCCGGCGTGACAGATCCGCAACCGCAGTTCGGTAAGCTGTTCACTCTGCCGCTGGCGGACTGA
- a CDS encoding Xaa-Pro peptidase family protein produces the protein MSEAPARGFPEAEFAARTEKAQALMAAQGLDGLLLLTEPEVRYFSGFHTLFWQSPTRPWFLFVPLAGKPIAIIPEIGADLMRRTWIEDIRTWSAPAPQDDGISLLTELLSPIAGRGGSIGLMKGHETSLRMPLGDYERLMAGLPGLKVADATPLVRGLRMVKSAAEIEKLAHICSIGSRAFAQVPQIARAGQPFEDLFRAFRREALAQGADDVPYLVGGADQGGYSDVISPPTTRPLQAGDIMMLDTGATWDGYFCDFDRNFAIGRADDLSRRAYDVLWRATEAGIAASKPGATCRDLFQAMQSVIAEMDDQGGDVGRLGHGLGMQLTEWPSHAAFDETVIEENMVLTLEPSLGYGDGRIMVHEENIVVRADGAELLTVRAAPELPVI, from the coding sequence ATGTCTGAAGCTCCCGCTCGCGGTTTCCCAGAGGCGGAATTCGCGGCCCGCACCGAGAAGGCTCAGGCGCTGATGGCGGCGCAGGGGCTTGACGGCCTGCTGCTGCTGACAGAGCCGGAGGTGCGCTACTTCAGCGGGTTTCACACGCTGTTCTGGCAAAGCCCGACCCGGCCCTGGTTCCTGTTCGTGCCGCTTGCGGGAAAGCCGATTGCCATCATCCCGGAGATCGGCGCCGACCTGATGCGCCGGACCTGGATCGAGGACATCCGCACCTGGAGCGCGCCGGCGCCGCAGGACGACGGCATTAGTCTGCTGACAGAACTGCTGTCGCCGATTGCCGGGCGCGGCGGCTCCATCGGATTGATGAAGGGGCACGAAACCTCGCTCAGAATGCCGCTGGGCGACTACGAACGCCTGATGGCGGGATTGCCGGGGCTGAAGGTGGCGGATGCCACGCCGCTGGTGCGCGGCCTGCGGATGGTGAAATCTGCCGCGGAGATCGAAAAGCTGGCGCATATCTGCAGCATTGGCTCGCGCGCATTTGCGCAAGTGCCGCAGATCGCCCGTGCAGGGCAGCCCTTTGAGGATCTGTTCCGCGCCTTCCGGCGCGAGGCGCTGGCACAGGGCGCCGACGATGTGCCCTATCTGGTTGGCGGTGCTGATCAGGGCGGCTACAGCGACGTGATCTCGCCGCCGACCACGCGGCCGCTGCAGGCCGGTGACATCATGATGCTGGATACAGGCGCCACATGGGACGGGTATTTCTGCGACTTCGACCGGAATTTTGCCATTGGCCGCGCAGACGATCTGTCGCGCCGCGCCTATGATGTGCTGTGGCGCGCCACAGAGGCAGGCATTGCTGCATCCAAACCCGGCGCCACCTGCCGCGATCTGTTCCAGGCGATGCAGTCCGTGATCGCCGAAATGGATGATCAGGGCGGTGATGTTGGGCGGCTCGGACATGGGCTGGGGATGCAACTGACCGAATGGCCCTCGCATGCCGCCTTTGATGAAACAGTGATCGAAGAGAACATGGTGCTGACGCTGGAACCTTCACTGGGCTATGGCGATGGCCGTATCATGGTGCATGAAGAAAACATCGTGGTGCGTGCGGATGGTGCAGAACTGCTGACCGTTCGTGCAGCCCCGGAACTGCCGGTGATCTGA
- a CDS encoding diaminopropionate ammonia-lyase: MLDSFDAPIRHTAGNPKTGEAAYSVLSDRDFSNAQSEITVWEGYEATPLVSLAGLAGQVGVGRIDYKHEGPRFGLGSFKALGGSYAALRVLQRELAKQLGRDVSLEEIRNGAHRDACAGITLVSATDGNHGRSLAWGCQRFGAPCRIYIHAEVSEGRAVAMRELGAEVIRIAGDYDDSVLLAKKEAEENGWFVVSDTSWEGYTKPPRDVMAGYSVMTREACEALEQAPTHVFLQGGVGGLAASVAAALRQYYGEASPRVVIVEPELAACLFDSAKAGKATNFAIQEETIMAGLSCGEPSEMAWEILAEEASDFVTIPDSIVAPAVRLLANGETGDPVVEAGESAVAGLSALIAACQSPEMKATLGLDEASRVLLIGSEGVTDPAIFAAIMEGKDNV; this comes from the coding sequence ATGCTTGATAGTTTTGACGCACCCATCCGCCATACCGCGGGAAATCCGAAAACCGGCGAGGCGGCCTATTCGGTACTGTCCGATCGGGACTTCTCCAATGCGCAGTCGGAAATCACGGTCTGGGAAGGCTATGAAGCAACACCGCTGGTATCTCTGGCGGGTCTGGCCGGCCAGGTTGGCGTCGGGCGGATCGACTACAAGCACGAAGGCCCGCGGTTCGGGCTGGGCAGCTTCAAGGCGCTGGGCGGGTCTTATGCGGCGCTGCGGGTGCTGCAGCGGGAGTTGGCCAAACAGCTGGGCCGGGACGTCAGCCTGGAGGAAATCCGCAACGGTGCCCACAGGGACGCCTGCGCCGGGATCACCCTGGTCTCTGCCACCGACGGCAACCATGGCCGCTCTCTGGCATGGGGCTGTCAGCGGTTCGGCGCGCCTTGCCGGATCTATATCCATGCCGAGGTCAGCGAGGGCCGCGCCGTTGCGATGCGCGAACTGGGCGCCGAAGTGATCCGCATTGCAGGCGATTATGACGACTCCGTCCTTCTGGCCAAGAAGGAGGCGGAGGAAAACGGCTGGTTCGTGGTCTCGGACACCTCCTGGGAAGGCTATACCAAGCCGCCGCGCGACGTGATGGCAGGCTACAGCGTGATGACCCGGGAGGCCTGTGAGGCGCTGGAGCAGGCACCGACCCATGTGTTCCTGCAGGGCGGCGTCGGCGGGCTGGCGGCCTCGGTCGCGGCGGCGCTGCGGCAGTACTATGGCGAGGCTTCGCCGCGGGTGGTGATTGTCGAGCCGGAACTGGCAGCCTGCCTGTTCGACAGCGCCAAAGCCGGCAAGGCGACCAATTTCGCCATTCAGGAAGAAACCATCATGGCGGGCCTCTCCTGTGGCGAACCGTCGGAAATGGCCTGGGAAATCCTGGCGGAGGAGGCCTCGGATTTTGTGACCATCCCCGACAGCATCGTGGCCCCTGCAGTGCGGCTGCTGGCCAATGGTGAAACCGGGGATCCGGTGGTAGAGGCAGGCGAAAGCGCCGTGGCTGGCCTGTCTGCCCTGATCGCGGCCTGCCAGTCGCCGGAGATGAAAGCCACTCTCGGGCTGGATGAAGCCTCCCGTGTGCTGCTGATCGGCTCCGAAGGTGTCACCGACCCGGCGATCTTTGCCGCGATCATGGAAGGCAAGGACAATGTCTGA
- a CDS encoding amidohydrolase has product MTTFQDRLTALRRDFHRHPELGFQEERTRAKVAEHLRNLGVEVHEGAGVIGLLRAGSGNRAIGLRADMDALPITEISTHGYVSETPGKMHACGHDGHMAMLLGAAERLVQEQGFDGTVVFIFQPNEEHGLGAQAMIAEGVLERFPIEEVYAIHNLPGAPVGQISTRPGQICSSESLFEISIRGQGGHASMPQAGVDAITVGAELVLALQTIVSRKLAPGSGAVVSVTEFLTDGQRNVLPGHAVLKGDVRARVPEDREAVERFMRQIAAGVAAAHSVEAKVSFNTEFVETINADGPVEAVYRAGEVAGREVVRNRPPMSFSEDFAHFAAAVPGCFLLLGNGEEGPSGQPLHSADYDFNDALLPIGAEFWVQLVRDRLPVGKD; this is encoded by the coding sequence ATGACAACATTTCAGGACCGCCTGACTGCACTGCGCCGGGATTTCCACCGCCACCCTGAGCTCGGCTTTCAAGAGGAGCGCACCAGGGCGAAGGTTGCGGAGCATCTGCGCAACTTGGGGGTGGAAGTGCATGAAGGCGCCGGCGTCATAGGGCTGCTGCGCGCGGGCAGCGGAAACCGTGCCATTGGCCTGCGGGCGGACATGGATGCCCTTCCGATCACTGAAATCTCCACCCACGGCTACGTCTCGGAAACGCCGGGCAAGATGCACGCCTGCGGCCATGACGGTCATATGGCCATGCTCTTGGGCGCTGCTGAACGGCTGGTGCAGGAGCAGGGGTTTGACGGCACCGTCGTATTCATCTTCCAGCCCAACGAGGAGCATGGGCTGGGTGCCCAGGCGATGATTGCCGAGGGCGTTCTGGAGCGCTTCCCGATCGAAGAGGTCTATGCCATCCACAATCTGCCTGGTGCGCCGGTGGGACAGATTTCAACCCGTCCCGGCCAGATTTGCAGCAGCGAGAGCCTGTTTGAAATTTCGATCCGGGGGCAGGGCGGTCATGCCTCGATGCCGCAGGCGGGGGTGGATGCCATCACCGTGGGGGCGGAACTGGTGCTGGCGCTGCAGACCATCGTGTCGCGCAAGCTGGCGCCGGGCTCCGGCGCCGTGGTCTCGGTCACGGAATTCCTGACCGACGGCCAGCGCAACGTGCTGCCGGGCCACGCGGTGCTGAAAGGCGACGTGCGCGCCCGGGTGCCTGAAGACCGCGAGGCGGTTGAGCGCTTCATGCGCCAGATCGCTGCCGGTGTTGCCGCTGCACATTCGGTCGAGGCCAAGGTGAGCTTCAACACCGAGTTCGTCGAGACCATCAACGCCGATGGCCCGGTTGAGGCCGTCTACCGCGCCGGCGAGGTTGCAGGCCGCGAAGTGGTCCGTAACCGCCCGCCAATGAGCTTCTCCGAGGATTTTGCCCATTTCGCCGCCGCAGTGCCGGGCTGCTTTCTGCTGTTGGGCAATGGCGAGGAAGGCCCCAGCGGCCAGCCGCTGCACTCGGCGGATTATGATTTCAACGACGCTCTGCTGCCGATTGGCGCAGAGTTCTGGGTGCAGCTGGTGCGTGACCGGCTGCCCGTGGGAAAGGACTGA
- a CDS encoding YHS domain-containing (seleno)protein — protein sequence MKTLLTTALISLSAAFAAPAFAADEVNVTNGISAGGAPLAAHGVDLVALLDSRNPVEGVATHSVTVDGASYYFASEENKTVFEANPSQYLPQHGGFCSYGVSVGKKFDGDPDQYLVHDGKLFLFLNAATRAAFLEDVAGTAKTADSQWAEIKHTAVGAL from the coding sequence ATGAAGACACTTCTGACAACCGCCCTGATTTCGCTGTCCGCAGCATTTGCCGCCCCGGCCTTTGCCGCCGATGAGGTCAATGTTACCAATGGCATTTCGGCTGGCGGCGCACCGCTGGCGGCTCATGGCGTCGATCTGGTGGCGCTGCTGGACAGCCGCAACCCGGTTGAGGGCGTCGCCACCCATTCCGTAACCGTCGACGGCGCCTCCTATTACTTCGCGTCTGAGGAAAACAAGACGGTGTTTGAAGCCAATCCGTCGCAGTACCTGCCCCAGCACGGCGGCTTCTGCTCCTATGGCGTGTCAGTGGGCAAGAAGTTTGACGGCGACCCGGACCAGTACCTGGTGCATGACGGCAAGCTGTTCCTGTTCCTGAACGCCGCCACCCGCGCTGCCTTTCTGGAAGACGTGGCCGGAACCGCCAAGACTGCGGACAGCCAGTGGGCCGAGATCAAGCACACCGCCGTCGGCGCGCTCTAA
- a CDS encoding d(CMP) kinase: MSESFTIAVDGPAAAGKGTLSKALAAHYGFGHLDTGLLYRAVGAKMLDGAAPVEAAQNLTPEDLARDDLRGPEVAQAASKVAVIAGVRAALVDFQRAFARRAGGAVLDGRDIGTVICPYAQVKFFVTASAEVRARRRFLELAAAGKVTTLEEVLGDVKARDDRDMNRAEAPLRPAADAILIDTSDLSIEDALAKAMAVIEARREAGEKLP; this comes from the coding sequence ATGAGCGAGAGCTTCACCATAGCCGTCGACGGCCCCGCTGCCGCGGGCAAGGGCACATTGTCCAAGGCGCTCGCGGCGCACTATGGTTTCGGCCATCTGGATACCGGCCTCCTGTACCGTGCCGTCGGAGCAAAAATGCTGGACGGCGCGGCGCCGGTTGAGGCCGCGCAAAACCTGACGCCTGAAGATCTGGCACGCGACGACCTGCGCGGGCCGGAAGTGGCGCAGGCCGCGTCCAAGGTGGCGGTGATAGCCGGTGTGCGCGCGGCGCTGGTCGATTTCCAGCGCGCCTTCGCCCGCCGTGCAGGCGGCGCGGTGCTGGACGGGCGCGACATCGGCACTGTGATCTGCCCCTACGCCCAAGTGAAATTCTTTGTCACCGCCAGCGCAGAAGTGCGCGCCCGCCGCCGTTTCCTGGAACTGGCCGCTGCGGGCAAGGTGACGACCCTCGAGGAAGTGCTGGGCGACGTCAAGGCCCGCGACGACCGCGACATGAACCGTGCCGAGGCCCCGCTGCGCCCGGCGGCGGATGCGATCCTGATCGACACCAGCGATCTGAGCATCGAGGACGCCCTGGCCAAGGCGATGGCAGTGATTGAGGCCCGCCGAGAGGCAGGCGAGAAGCTGCCCTGA
- the aroA gene encoding 3-phosphoshikimate 1-carboxyvinyltransferase: MSGHGTPIPMTSHRADPLKGVAEVPGDKSISHRSLILGALSVGETKISGLLEGEDVLDTAKAMQAFGAEVVNHGGGNWSVFGVGVGGFAEPDNVIDCGNSGTGVRLIMGVMATSPITATFTGDASLNKRPMARVTDPLALFGTQSVGRSGGRLPMTIVGAADPVPVRYEVPVPSAQVKSAVLFAGLNAPGKTVVIEKEATRDHTERMLAGFGAEITTEETEEGRVITLTGRPELKPQVIAVPRDPSSAAFPVCAALITPGSDVLVPNIGLNPTRAGLYYTLQDMGADLAFENMREEGGEPVADLRAKFSPNMKGIEVPPERAASMIDEYPVLSVVASFAEGKTMMAGVKELRVKESDRIDAMAKGLRANGVTVDEGEDWWEVTGLGIDGVPGGGTCESFLDHRIAMSFMVMGMGAQTPVSVDDGSPIATSFPIFESLMGDLGAKLERT, from the coding sequence ATGTCCGGACACGGCACGCCCATCCCGATGACCTCCCACCGTGCTGACCCGCTCAAGGGCGTGGCAGAGGTGCCCGGCGACAAGTCGATCTCGCACCGCTCGCTGATCCTGGGCGCGCTGTCGGTGGGGGAGACGAAAATCTCCGGCCTGCTGGAGGGCGAGGATGTGCTGGACACCGCCAAGGCGATGCAGGCGTTCGGGGCTGAAGTGGTGAACCATGGCGGCGGCAACTGGTCTGTGTTCGGTGTTGGCGTCGGTGGATTTGCCGAGCCGGACAATGTGATTGACTGCGGCAACTCCGGCACCGGGGTGCGGCTGATCATGGGGGTGATGGCAACCTCTCCGATCACCGCGACCTTCACCGGCGATGCCTCGCTGAACAAGCGCCCGATGGCACGCGTGACCGACCCGCTGGCGCTGTTCGGCACCCAGTCCGTCGGCCGTTCCGGCGGCCGCCTGCCGATGACGATCGTGGGCGCCGCGGATCCGGTTCCGGTCCGCTATGAGGTGCCAGTGCCGTCGGCGCAGGTGAAGTCCGCGGTGCTGTTCGCAGGCCTCAATGCCCCGGGCAAGACCGTTGTGATCGAGAAAGAAGCCACCCGCGACCATACCGAGCGGATGCTGGCAGGCTTCGGTGCAGAGATCACCACCGAGGAAACCGAAGAAGGCCGCGTCATCACTTTGACCGGCCGCCCGGAACTGAAGCCGCAAGTCATCGCCGTGCCGCGCGATCCGTCCTCCGCCGCCTTCCCGGTCTGTGCGGCGCTGATCACTCCCGGCTCCGACGTGCTGGTGCCCAACATCGGCCTGAACCCGACCCGCGCGGGCCTTTACTACACCCTGCAGGACATGGGTGCGGACCTGGCATTCGAGAACATGCGCGAAGAAGGCGGGGAACCAGTTGCCGATCTGCGCGCCAAGTTCTCGCCCAATATGAAGGGCATCGAAGTGCCGCCGGAGCGCGCGGCCTCGATGATCGACGAATATCCCGTGCTGTCGGTGGTGGCGTCCTTCGCCGAAGGCAAAACCATGATGGCGGGCGTCAAGGAACTGCGCGTCAAGGAAAGCGACCGCATCGACGCGATGGCCAAGGGCCTGCGCGCCAATGGTGTCACTGTCGACGAAGGCGAGGACTGGTGGGAAGTCACCGGCCTTGGCATTGACGGCGTGCCGGGCGGCGGCACTTGCGAGAGTTTTCTGGACCACCGCATTGCCATGTCCTTCATGGTGATGGGCATGGGCGCGCAGACCCCGGTTTCTGTCGACGACGGCAGCCCGATCGCGACTTCGTTTCCGATCTTCGAAAGCCTTATGGGGGACCTCGGCGCCAAGCTGGAGCGCACATGA